The genome window TGGAAGAGCGCCATGTTGCCGGACCACTCGGGGTCGGCGGCGGCCCGCGTCGCGCTTCGGGGGGCCGCGTAGGCGTCGCCGCCGGTGAGGGCCAGGGTGCCGAGGAGGGCGGCGCCGCCCTCCAGCAGACGGCGGCGGCTTACGGGGTGGGCGTGCGGGTGCGGGTGGTGCATTGCCGGGGCCTTCCTCGTGACGACATGGGGGTTCATGCACTGAGGAGCGTCGGATGCTGTCCGATTTTTTTGTCCGATGTTGTTGAAAACCGGGCCCACCCTAGGACTTCGAACAGAAGCGGATCAATAACTCTGTCGGACTTTGTGCGGTCGTGAGGGTGGGAGCGTGACCTCACCCGCCGGGCACCCTACGGTGCCCCCATGGTGGCGGGTGTGGCGTGGGCGTTGTGCGCGGCGGTGTGCATGGGGACGGCGACCGTGCTCCAGGCGCTGGGCGCGCGGCGGACGGCTGCCGCCGAGGGAGTCGGGGGAGCCGCAGGCGCTACGGGCGCCGAGGGTGCCGGGGCCGCGCGCGGCCGGGGGCGGACAGTGGTGGAGGTGCTGCGGGGCTGGCCCTTCCTCGCCGGGGCGGGGCTGGACACGCTCGGGTTCGGCGCCCAGGTGGTGGCGCTGCGGCTGGTGCCGCTGTTCCTGGTGGAGGCGGCGGTGGCCTCGTCCCTGGCGGTCACGGCGGTGGTCGGCACGGCCGTGCTGGGGCTGCGGCTGCGGTGGGCCGAGTGGGGTGCGGTGGCCGTCGTCTGTCTGGGGCTGGCGACGCTCGCGGTGGCCGCCGGGCGCGAGGGCGACGGGCACGGCGGCACCGGGCTGCGGGTGGCGGTGCTGGTCGCGTCCGTGCTGGTGGTGGCGGGCGGGTGGGCCGTGGGCGGGCGGCTGCGGCGGGGCCGGGCCGTGGTGCTGGGCGCGGCGGCGGGCCTGAGCTTCGGTCTCACCGCGATCGCCGTACGGCTGCTGCCCGAGGACGTGACCGTGCTCGGCGTGCCGGCCCAGCCGGCCGCGTACGCCGTCGTCGTCTCCGGCCTCGGCGGCTATCTCCTGCTCGTCCAGGCCCTCCAGTCCGGCTCGGTGACGGCGGCCACGGCGGCGATGGTGATCTGCGAGACCGTCTGGCCGGGCGTCTTCGGCGTGGCCTGGCTCGGCGACTCGACCCGCGACGGCTACGCGTGGCTGGCGGTGCTCGGGTTCGCGGGCTGTGTGGGGGGCGGGGTGGCGCTGGCGCGGTTCGGGGAAGCCGAATAGTCCGTCAAGGCAACCTTCCGGGGGGTCGGCGGCGACGGAGAGGTGAAGTGAAGGCACGTGAAATCCCGCATCCACAAAGGGAGTTCACCATGCACACCAAGCGCACTCGCCGCACCCGCCGCACTCGTATCGCGAGACTGCTCACCGTCCTCGCCGCCGTCCTGGCCGTCCTGCTCGCCCCCGGTCTGAGCACCCCGTCCGTCGCGCAGGCGGCGAACGACCGGGCGGCCGAGGCCGATCGGGCGGTGGCCGCGGCGGCGGCCTGGAACCCGCCCGCCAACCTGGTCCAGCCCCTCAACGAGGTCTGGAACCACGTCGAATCCACCTACGGCAACCTCTACGGCTTCCGCAACTACGGCTGGGACCAGATCATGGCCAACCGCGGAAGCGTCAACTACTGCGTCCGCTGGGAGTCCGACCAGCCCGTCAGCGCCGCCCTGCGCGACCAGATCCACGCCGCGCTGAAGAAGCAGTTCGGCAAGTGGATGGCCGCCATGCTCGACAACGGCGCCGGTCACAACGCCTGGCCGTACACCAACGTCCCCGTCAACAT of Streptomyces phaeolivaceus contains these proteins:
- a CDS encoding DMT family protein, producing MVAGVAWALCAAVCMGTATVLQALGARRTAAAEGVGGAAGATGAEGAGAARGRGRTVVEVLRGWPFLAGAGLDTLGFGAQVVALRLVPLFLVEAAVASSLAVTAVVGTAVLGLRLRWAEWGAVAVVCLGLATLAVAAGREGDGHGGTGLRVAVLVASVLVVAGGWAVGGRLRRGRAVVLGAAAGLSFGLTAIAVRLLPEDVTVLGVPAQPAAYAVVVSGLGGYLLLVQALQSGSVTAATAAMVICETVWPGVFGVAWLGDSTRDGYAWLAVLGFAGCVGGGVALARFGEAE